The following is a genomic window from Aphelocoma coerulescens isolate FSJ_1873_10779 chromosome 5, UR_Acoe_1.0, whole genome shotgun sequence.
GACACAGGACCCCCCCTTGGGCCCGCCATGCCCCTTTGAGGGGGTGGCCTGGACCCCGAGACCCCCTCAAGGCCCCCCGCAGGGCTGCTTCGCCTGCATCGCCAAGCCCCCAGCTCTCCGGCAAGCTTCGCCCGTCCTGTCTCCTTCTTCTGCCGTTTATCTCATGGAGAGcaagagctgcaaaggggaCAGTCTGCGGCCAGCGGTCCCGTGCAAGCACTCGGTGGAGAAGAAGACGATGACCAACCCCACCACTGTCATCGAAATCTATCCTGACACCACCGAGGTGAACGACTACTATCTCTGGTCTATCTTCAACTTTGTATACCTCAACTTCTGCTGCCTCGGCTTCATCGCCTTGGCCTATTCACTGAAAGTGAGTACTGAGCACGAGGCACGGGGTAAGGGGTGACTGGGCAGGGGGGAAGCATTTGGGGGTTGTGCCTGATGTGGAACACATCTTTGCCACCCAAATGAGAGGTTGCAGAcaatggggatggggacgggaaGAGCTGAGGAGCCTGGGATGTTACTTCAGGTGGGGAAGAGGTGCTTTCACTTGCTCCAGGTACCCTCAGAGGCTCCTCTGTACCGTGGCGGCTGGGTGACAAGCAGGCAACACAGGGCTGGCTTGGCTCATGCTGCACCTGCAGGCACGCCGGCACTAGGTCCCTTATTCAGGATCCTAGCTGGTAGAGATCATCAGGAGAGGACCCAGCAGCACTGGATGGTC
Proteins encoded in this region:
- the IFITM10 gene encoding interferon-induced transmembrane protein 10, giving the protein MGAPLPALPSSFNSSAEEAEPEAVLSRICSDSPHPSLAERGDAAAATTERTQDPPLGPPCPFEGVAWTPRPPQGPPQGCFACIAKPPALRQASPVLSPSSAVYLMESKSCKGDSLRPAVPCKHSVEKKTMTNPTTVIEIYPDTTEVNDYYLWSIFNFVYLNFCCLGFIALAYSLKVRDKKLLNDLNGAVEDAKTARLFNITSSALATFCIILIFIFLRYPLTDY